The DNA region TCAATTcaagaaaatatattctaaCAAAAGTATTATCTTGCGTTTTAGTGAACCATTTTATACGTCCATGTAAGttactcccttttttccttgtgACAAGAATGGTGACATGTTAAATGTAACTTCTTATCACATTCGACTTTGCTATAGCTAAACTgtacgttttaaaaaataataaaataaaaaataaataacccCACGGTTTTACAAAACGTTccaaggaaaaacaaaaacgattattaaaaaaattgcgtaCAAGGACACGGTTACTGGCTGATAAACGTGTTAAccgaattattttatttgttatacgaaatgggaaaatgcATTTTACAAAAGAAAGATAgattccacttttttttttaggtcTACaggtaaacaaaaaaactgcacaaaaattgcacagaagattttcccaaaaaattCCCTTTATTCGTAACATTTCAAAAGGCCCGATTGTCTAAAGTGGCCCTAATAAATAAGACGAGAAAAAAGAACGAAGTCGTAGCCATACAGGATGAAGTGAATATACGCGGCGATAGGATATTTCGAATTGTGCACCTAAAGAGAACCTCAATTTgtgttctttttcttttcgcgtATTAACGAAAATTAGAAATATCCATAGtgtatatattcatatatgtttacatatGCTTAACATTTAAGTGCTTTAATGTTCCTATAACTGTAGTGTTCTTtgtcaaaatatatttaactaATGAAAGTAGGGAGGCAattattataacattttgcGTACAGTCAATCTGTGCGTAATACTCATTTTGGGAAAATAATATCAGGAAGATAGCATAAGGAAAatttgttgccttttttttttatataatccatcgatcattttcttttcaatatatttttcttccaaatAAATGGCACTactttttttagaaaatatatcccATCCTACGTTATAACAATTGCAGTATTATTCAAAGTgaaattttccatttaatGCAGACCAAATGAATGGTGATGTaaaatccctttttttaattgggtcattttaacattttttaagttaataCCTTTGTAAGTAGACGAAATGCAATAATCATTATGACAGTGCCCTTAAATAATTAGGTGTTAAGTGATGCTATAAAACTGCGTTGTTAAAAGATCACCATGGAATTGTTTCTTTagtaaattataataattcattttatttaaaaaaatatattttcccttatttttaatgttcaGTAAAAGACATCTAAACGGTTAGTGTTAGATAACTTTGCTTAGTTCCAGTCTAATATCAAAcgtagaaaataaatttacaaattatattgtaaaattgtatagatataaatgaaaaagtgaTTTACTTTGACAattccttcttttttgcctaaaataatttttactaccTGGTATATTATCCTTTCCATGAAACGCAactatgtaaaaaaaatataaccatatatatgtataggcAAATCAcatggttttatttttttttagttatttttattatctcTAAAGAAACAATATATGATCATATCTTGGAATGTAccatatgtattatattaatttgttttacatttaagatgaaactaattttttattaaggtTATATAcgtaaatgtttttttttctcccccttttttgactTTCTAAGATTTTTTATCTTAACtccttataaaaaaattttatccaTTTGACGTATAATTCTGGTTGAGtctatttttgtttttaggaaattatttttataacattatgtCTAAAAggatatatacatattatacgaatatattttaaaaattatacaagcGGAAATATGAATTTTCCTATCACGTCTAATGAAGAGGAATAAATAGCACCTTTTCGTAAAAACGGTACATTGcctatttataataataaaattattattaaaataaaaaaaaaatcgcggaaaatttatattctatataataaaagGGAACATTTTCCACATATTATATGTACTGTTCGTCCAaggcatattttatttgtataaaattactattttttacTACCCACTCGGTTAAATGTGGGAAAACAATATGAGTAGTAATCGTCTTAACGACAAATATAAACtctataaaataattgaattATTTGATTTAAAGAGACAACCCAGCAATTCTTGGTATAAAAGGAAACTTTAAGATATACTGAGTCTACTGCGAAACATATATTGCAACAAAAAGgatgtataaaattattttaataaatattataatttatacttATGGATATTAAGCAAAGTTTTTTCcatagtaaaaaaattattaacagaATTATATTCCACATTTATAAGCtaaattttcaataaaatatacatttttccaTATAACATTATAGTTAATGTATTAATTTTAcgttcattttaattaatatgttGTGCATTATGTGATAGTAGTAGTATACCTATGTCTTAATcacaaatataattaatgcCTATTTGGTTTTAtgaaatgtttatttatattttttaactagTCCAAAGAAttactaaatatataatcAGATTATATGATGCTATTTATCATATGTAGAcatttatatgcacatacaaCTTTTTATGATTTCTAACAATGTCTCGAGAAAGTTTAGTAAAAGAAATTCCTAGTTTACTGTTTCCGGATGATGTAATCATTAAATTAGAGTTTTTAATACGATTATTCAGTGAATTCTGTTTgtacatgtatttttatttaaacaaattaaacaAGTAAAATTcgaaagtaaaaattttattatatatataccttaactttttattttttatataggtTATTTCTAACACGAAAAATTCACTAAGGTGTGCGTACCAATCAATGAATTCATGGTATGATGATAATGGTAGTACGAGTAATTGTGAAAAGTGCGATGCGAAAAGCAAGGAGTATCGTCCTATTTGTTGCGCCATTCAACAGATTACATCAAACTGGTCTACACTTCTAGATTGTCATAAAACATATGATACTGTTGATGATAATAAATTCTGTGATTATTTGATACATTGGCTATATGGAAAGTTATCAAACATTGAAATCAATGTTATAAATCTTTATGAATTATACAGGGATGTGAACACACTTTTAAAGagtaaatgttttaaaaatgagcaatttgaaaaatcatACAAGACATATGTAAGAACACATGATATGCAAATTctaaaagataaaaaagatttataCGACTTTTTGGAATATTATACAGATATAAAAACTGTACTTGGGAAAAAAGGTGCtaacataaattttaaatattgcAAATATATTGAACATATGTTTGATTTattcaaatatatgaaaaacaATAATATCAAAGAAGTGTATGATAAAGAAATagaacaatttgaaaaaatatttaatgatagaaataatgaattatCGCTTTTAAAATCTTTTTGCACTGAAAAGGATTTCAATTTTAACTTAAcaacagaaaataaaattacgcacatattaaaaaggaacaaatctatatattatgaaaaaggggaacccgaatcatgtttaaaaaatgaaacatctGTTGATAATATTCCTGaaagaaaacataaatatgtatgttataattttttattaaaacaatatatataattctttatttGAACACTTGACAACATGATAAAAAGAACCATTATATTTGTAATAGTGATTTCtgtgttttttatataatatttgcTATTTAATTTTCAGGAAACTGTCTTAAAAGATTTACCAGCTTatcaaatatatgaaaaattgaataatACCGTTGATAAAGATAAATACTGTATtgattgcaaaaaattaaaagaattagaAAGCAATTACCCAGGGATTTAtcagttttgcaaaaagttaGCAAGAAATCTAAGAACAAATTTATCTGATATTAAATctcttgaaaaaaatgtaaatgatCGCTGcctatatttaatttattggacttatgaagaaataaaaaatatatataaaggcaataaaaaaagaatatatgaaatacctttttttcacGAAATTTTTAAGGTAGCTCATGATATCAATTATCAATTAACAGGAAATGACATTCTCGATAAATCTGAAGATATACATAATAAGTTTAAGGAGAAATTTAAATCAACACGAGATAAGCTTAAAAGTAAACATGCAAATAAACCATATGAATCATATATTGACGAGTTGAATAATGAATCGAAAGAAAGGTTTTACaataattatgaatttaCTAATTATAAGCcatgtttttattattttgattgTAATTTAGATGAATGTGGAGAAATGAGAGATTTgtttgattattttaaaaattatgatagcATTAAAAGTAAAGATTCTACTACTGGTAATGATGATCAAATATATTGTGAATATATTtcacatataaatacattatatGGTAAGTATATAGAACAATGTTGTTCTTGTTATCATAATTCTAATGAGTGCACAGATGAATGTCCACATTACTTTAAATGCGATCAAAAGTATAACCCTGATAAACTCTATTCCAAATTAAAGTGCAAGGATGAAATACCCcgtaaatttttcaaaaaagtagGGTTACCTGCACCCATTGATCATTATGCgcaatatataaaaaatagaaaatatgaagagCGACATGTATCTAAAACTAATGCTGCTAGGCCTACTACATTGGAAAACGAAAGGAATAGTACTTCTGCACCTTCCATTTCGGTGGACACGGATAGTGTGGAAGAATATGACCCTTTCTACACTATCGTATTAGGGGTGCTCACTCTACTGGGAATGTccatgattttttttattttttgtaaagtaAGCACAGATATAACGCTGCATTGTAAAATTTGTAcgtttattatttattgtgAAGAAATAATTGCAATTATAAGATGAACACCTTATcatgcttcattttttttttttttttttttatactagTTTACACCTTTAGGAAACTGCTTTAATAGCTCAAAGAAGACAAACAGAAGGCACGACGCTTATGAGGTATATGATCAGAGACTATTAAACCCAGAATTACAAAATCCCAATGTAAATATGGAAAACCGTAGAATACAAATAGCTTATCAATCCGCGCGATAATACTGATAAACAAGTTGCACGCATAGTTTATTAATAGAGAAtggaaataatataaaagatgtTTACACCCGTTTATcctttaaatgtatttattaattagAACATTGTAGAAATAAGGAAATATGGAAGATGCTAAAAATCGATATTAATGTGTTTCCATTCAATGAAGGATCAACCTGGGAATACATCACTCATATATATAGTCagagaaaaatgggaaaagtttaaaaaagggaatttaaataagaaaaatccgtgaaatattatataacattGGAGTACCATGGACATTCAATGTCTAAAGAGTGATTAACATATGAAAAACAACACACATCA from Plasmodium vivax chromosome 4, whole genome shotgun sequence includes:
- a CDS encoding variable surface protein Vir22/24-related (encoded by transcript PVX_003495A), translating into MNSWYDDNGSTSNCEKCDAKSKEYRPICCAIQQITSNWSTLLDCHKTYDTVDDNKFCDYLIHWLYGKLSNIEINVINLYELYRDVNTLLKSKCFKNEQFEKSYKTYVRTHDMQILKDKKDLYDFLEYYTDIKTVLGKKGANINFKYCKYIEHMFDLFKYMKNNNIKEVYDKEIEQFEKIFNDRNNELSLLKSFCTEKDFNFNLTTENKITHILKRNKSIYYEKGEPESCLKNETSVDNIPERKHKYETVLKDLPAYQIYEKLNNTVDKDKYCIDCKKLKELESNYPGIYQFCKKLARNLRTNLSDIKSLEKNVNDRCLYLIYWTYEEIKNIYKGNKKRIYEIPFFHEIFKVAHDINYQLTGNDILDKSEDIHNKFKEKFKSTRDKLKSKHANKPYESYIDELNNESKERFYNNYEFTNYKPCFYYFDCNLDECGEMRDLFDYFKNYDSIKSKDSTTGNDDQIYCEYISHINTLYGKYIEQCCSCYHNSNECTDECPHYFKCDQKYNPDKLYSKLKCKDEIPRKFFKKVGLPAPIDHYAQYIKNRKYEERHVSKTNAARPTTLENERNSTSAPSISVDTDSVEEYDPFYTIVLGVLTLLGMSMIFFIFCKVSTDITLHCKICTFIIYCEEIIAIIR